Sequence from the Kribbella aluminosa genome:
TCGACACAGGGGCCGCGAACACGAACGCCCGTGCCTTCTACAGCCGCCTGGGCTTCGCCGAGGAGGACGTGAAGCTGACGAGGACGCTCAGCTGACCAGTTCGGCTGCCTCGTCGATGGTGGAGACGAGGTGGACCGACATGGGGCGGTCGGCTGCCAAGGACTGGAGGAGGGGCCAGACGGGGAGCTTGGTGGTCCAGTGGTCGACGTCCACCAGGATCAGCGGGATCTGGGTGGCCGCGTCGCCGTAGTAGTTGGGGGTGGCGGCCTGGAAGACCTCCTGGACGGTGCCGGCCGCTCCGGGGAGGTAGATGATGCCGCCGCGGGCGTGGCTGAGCAGGATGTCCTCGCGCTGCGCGTTGGAGAAGTACTTCGCGATCGCGGACGCGAAGACGTTCGGGGGCTCGTGACCGTAGAACCAGGTCGGGATCGACACACCACCGTCGCCCGGGAAGTCCCGTCGTACGTCCAGGCCGGCCGTAGCCCACGCGGCGATCGACGGGCGGAAGGACGGTACGGCGGCCAGCCTGGTCAGGACCTCCTCCACGGCCCCGTCGGCGTACGCCGAAAGTGAGGCCCCGAGGTTGGCGGCCTCCATCGCGCCCGGACCGCCACCCGTGACGACCATCCGACCGTGGCGGGCCAGCGTACGGCCGAGCAGGACGGCGGAGCGGTAGTCCGCGGAACCACGCAGTACGCCGTGCCCGCCCATCACGCCGACCCAAGGCATCGAGGAGGGCAGCTCGGTCAACGCATCGGCGATCGCGTGGTCGTGCAGCGCGGCGGCGAGCGTACGGCCGGTGTCGCCCTTCTCGTCGTGCTGCCGGGACCACGCGTAGATCTGGGCGTCCGGCGTGGCGTCGTACCCGTGCTCCAGACCCGCGTACAGCTCATCGGCGTCGTACAGTCGCCCGCGGTACGCGTCGAACGGCAGCTCCGGGATCGCCGGGAACACCAGCCCGCCGCCGTCCCGGATCCAGGCGTCGGCCTTCTCCTCCAGCGCACAGCCGAGAAACACCGACCCGGTCGGCTTCAGCCCGAGGAGTTCCGCCGTACGACGGGTCAGATCGACGGACTGCACCCGCCAGCCGGCCATCGACGTGGCCCCCGCGGCCAGCAGCCGGTCGAAGTGCTCCAGGGACTCGATGTCCACATGCGGAATGCTCGGCAACGTCACGGAGAGCACAGTAATGGACGGCCGGTGCCGGCTGAGGTAATGCTTAGGCATGACACATGCGGAGCTCTGGGAGCGTCACAAGGCCGTCATGCCTGCTTGGCTCGCGTTGTACTACGAGGAGCCGATCGAGATCGTGCAGGGGTCCGGCCGCCGGGTGACCGACGGCGAGGGCAACACCTATCTCGACTTCTTCGCCGGCATCCTGACCAACGCGATCGGGTACGACATCGCGGAGATCTCCGACGCCGTCCGCGAGCAGCTCGGGTCCGGGATCGCGCACACCTCGACGGTGTACCTGATCCGCAAACAGATCGAGCTGGCCGAGCAGATCGCCGAGCTGTCCGGGATCCCGGACGCGAAGGTCTTCTTCGCGAACTCCGGCACCGAGGCGAACGAGACGGCCCTGCTGCTCGCCACCCAGGCGCGCCGCTCCAACCAGGTGCTCGCGATGCGCAACTCGTACCACGGCCGCGCGTTCGGCACCGTGGCGATCACCGGGAACCGCGGCTGGTCCGCGAGCAGCCTGTCGCCGGTGAACGTGCAGTACGTGCAGGGCGCGTACCGGTACCGCAGCCCGTTCCGCGAGCTGCCGGACGCGGAGTACATCAAGGTCTGCGTCGACGACCTGCGCGAAGTCATCGAGACAACGACCTCGGGCGATGTCGCGTGCCTGATCGCGGAGCCGATCCAGGGCGTCGGCGGGTTCTCCTCGCCACCGGACGGGCTGTACGCCGCGTTCAAGGAGGTCCTGGACGAGTACGGGATCCTGTTCATCTCCGACGAGGTGCAGACCGGGTGGGGCCGGACTGGAGAGCACTTCTGGGGCATCCAGGCGCACAACGTCGTACCGGACGCGATGACGTTCGCGAAGGGGCTCGGCAACGGGTTCGCGATCGGTGGGGTGGTCGCGCGCGGCGACCTGATGGACAGCATCAAGGCGAACTCGCTGTCGACGTTCGGCGGCAACCCGATCTCGACGACCGCGGCGAAGGCGACCATCGACTACCTGCTCGACAAGGACCTGCAGGCGAACGCGGCCAAGCGCGGCGCTCAACTGGCCGACGGGCTGCGCGGCATCTCCGACGAGTTCCCGGAGCTCGGCGACGTCCGCGGCAAGGGCCTGATGCTCGCCACCGAGATCGTCAAACCCGACGACGACACCCCCGACCCGGCCACCACCGCCAAACTCCAGCAGGAAACCAAGAACCGCGGTCTGCTGATCGGCAAGGGCGGCCTCTACGGCAACGTACTGCGGATGGCGCCTCCGATGACGCTGACCGAAGAGGAAGCCGCGGAAGCCCTCGAGATCATCCGCGACTCCTTCAACACCCTGCGCTGAATCGACGAGGGCCTCTCCCTGAACGGGTGAGGCCCTTCGTGTTACGACAAGCCGATTTCGCGGGTCGCGTCCCCGGCATCGGTGATCGGCAGGGGCGGCGGTGCACCGGTGATCTTGCGGCGGCGTCTCGAACGGCCCTCGAGGTAGCGGGCCAGCAGCGAGAGCAGCGAGCACAGGCCGATGTAGATCACCGCGACGACCATGTACGTCGGGATGTAGGGGAAACCGTACTGGAGCCGGCCGCCCATCTGCTTGGCGACGTACAGCAGCTCGCCGTAGGTGATGATGAAGCCGAGCGCCGTGTCCTTCAGCAGCACGACGAGCTGACTGACGATCGCCGGCAGCATCGCGCTGATTGCCTG
This genomic interval carries:
- a CDS encoding LOG family protein, with translation MTLPSIPHVDIESLEHFDRLLAAGATSMAGWRVQSVDLTRRTAELLGLKPTGSVFLGCALEEKADAWIRDGGGLVFPAIPELPFDAYRGRLYDADELYAGLEHGYDATPDAQIYAWSRQHDEKGDTGRTLAAALHDHAIADALTELPSSMPWVGVMGGHGVLRGSADYRSAVLLGRTLARHGRMVVTGGGPGAMEAANLGASLSAYADGAVEEVLTRLAAVPSFRPSIAAWATAGLDVRRDFPGDGGVSIPTWFYGHEPPNVFASAIAKYFSNAQREDILLSHARGGIIYLPGAAGTVQEVFQAATPNYYGDAATQIPLILVDVDHWTTKLPVWPLLQSLAADRPMSVHLVSTIDEAAELVS
- a CDS encoding aspartate aminotransferase family protein gives rise to the protein MTHAELWERHKAVMPAWLALYYEEPIEIVQGSGRRVTDGEGNTYLDFFAGILTNAIGYDIAEISDAVREQLGSGIAHTSTVYLIRKQIELAEQIAELSGIPDAKVFFANSGTEANETALLLATQARRSNQVLAMRNSYHGRAFGTVAITGNRGWSASSLSPVNVQYVQGAYRYRSPFRELPDAEYIKVCVDDLREVIETTTSGDVACLIAEPIQGVGGFSSPPDGLYAAFKEVLDEYGILFISDEVQTGWGRTGEHFWGIQAHNVVPDAMTFAKGLGNGFAIGGVVARGDLMDSIKANSLSTFGGNPISTTAAKATIDYLLDKDLQANAAKRGAQLADGLRGISDEFPELGDVRGKGLMLATEIVKPDDDTPDPATTAKLQQETKNRGLLIGKGGLYGNVLRMAPPMTLTEEEAAEALEIIRDSFNTLR